The proteins below come from a single Nostoc sp. KVJ3 genomic window:
- a CDS encoding zinc-binding dehydrogenase, which translates to MPLAAVMTAPNQPVEVQQLPDPILEKGGIIIETLYSEVCGTDVHLLRGHLEGVPYPIIPGHFSVGRVLETGGRVNDVNGKLIQPGAIATFLDVHETCYNCWYCLVAKASTRCPQRKVYGVTYSAKDGLLGGWSELIYLKPGVKVLTLPEEVSPKQFIAGGCALPTALHAIDRAQIQIGDVVVVQGCGPVGLSAAILALLSGAGKVIVIDKYESRLLVAKSFGIDETLVIKGDDPRQHIERVLELTHGHGADVIIEATGIPIAVKEGLNMTRNGGRYVIVGHYTNTGDILINPHLEINLKHIDIRGTWGIDFSHFYRMIELLKRHSDPRKNIAWESIISRSYTLQEINQALTDVEKGSVLKAVIQPNLP; encoded by the coding sequence ATGCCCTTAGCAGCTGTGATGACTGCACCTAATCAACCAGTTGAAGTGCAACAATTACCAGACCCAATTCTAGAAAAGGGTGGAATCATTATTGAAACCTTATATTCTGAGGTTTGTGGAACTGACGTACATTTACTACGTGGGCATTTAGAGGGAGTACCCTATCCAATCATCCCTGGCCACTTCTCAGTTGGGCGTGTGCTGGAAACAGGTGGACGGGTTAATGATGTCAATGGTAAATTAATTCAACCTGGAGCGATCGCTACCTTTCTCGATGTCCACGAAACCTGTTACAACTGCTGGTATTGTCTAGTAGCCAAAGCTTCCACTCGCTGTCCACAACGCAAGGTTTATGGTGTCACCTACTCAGCTAAAGATGGATTGCTGGGTGGTTGGTCTGAACTGATTTACCTCAAACCAGGGGTTAAAGTTTTAACTTTACCCGAAGAAGTCTCACCGAAGCAATTCATCGCTGGGGGATGTGCTTTACCAACTGCACTACACGCTATCGATCGAGCGCAGATTCAAATTGGTGATGTTGTTGTAGTGCAGGGTTGTGGCCCTGTGGGTTTGAGTGCAGCAATTCTAGCTTTGCTCTCAGGTGCAGGTAAAGTAATTGTCATCGATAAATATGAGAGTCGATTATTAGTTGCCAAATCCTTCGGTATAGATGAAACCCTTGTAATTAAAGGTGATGATCCGCGACAACATATTGAGCGAGTTTTGGAACTGACCCACGGACACGGTGCTGATGTGATTATTGAAGCTACAGGCATCCCCATTGCTGTCAAAGAGGGCTTAAATATGACAAGAAATGGAGGTCGTTATGTGATTGTCGGACATTACACAAACACGGGTGATATTTTAATCAATCCACACTTGGAAATTAATCTAAAACATATTGATATTCGTGGAACTTGGGGAATCGATTTCAGCCATTTTTACAGAATGATTGAATTACTAAAACGTCATAGCGATCCCAGAAAAAATATTGCTTGGGAAAGCATAATTAGTCGTTCATACACACTACAAGAAATTAATCAAGCCCTGACAGATGTAGAGAAAGGCTCTGTATTAAAAGCTGTGATTCAACCGAATCTACCTTGA
- a CDS encoding ABC transporter ATP-binding protein/permease: MPTQVVQVKPSKNAFSEFIQFWEDVKAIAGPYWYPTEPGKRAFSDVIRAWGMLIILILLIILLVSINAFNTFIYRYLIDFIIQEKDYSKFINTISIYAVGLLCITLLVGFTKLLRKQIALDWYQWLNNQILNKYLDNRAYYKINFNADIDNPDQRLSREIEPITSNALSFSATFLERVLEMTTFLIVVWSISQQIAIALLMYTIIGNLIAGYLNQELIKINQEELELKGDYSYSLTHVRNHAESIAFFQGEEQELNIIQRRFKNLIKNTKNKINWEKNKDIYNRGYRAIIEISVLFVLAPLYIRGDIDFGQLGQATVACYQFAGALEELIAEFGVSGRFSSYVQRLSEFSDALEAVTKQPENVNTIKTIEENHLAFENVTLQTPNYEQVIVENLSLSVQPGEGLLIVGPSGRGKSSMLRAIAGLWNAGTGRLVRPPLKEVLFLPQRPYIILGTLREQLLYPKTNRQMTDAELKEILQQVNLQNLLSRVDGFDTEVPWENILSLGEQQRLAFARLLVTHPRFTILDEATSALDLKNEGSLYQQLQETKTTFISVGHRESLFDYHQWVLELAQDSSWQLVTVQDYRTQKASITKPTANAQIKIDDVSQDKSEISTSEKLTHKEMNELTYYSITTIRSKASKGESITTRDGITYRYDKDPNVLKWMRV, encoded by the coding sequence ATGCCAACCCAAGTTGTTCAAGTTAAACCTTCAAAAAATGCTTTTTCAGAATTTATCCAATTCTGGGAAGATGTAAAAGCGATCGCCGGCCCTTATTGGTATCCCACAGAACCAGGTAAAAGAGCATTCTCAGACGTAATTCGTGCATGGGGAATGCTTATTATTCTAATATTGCTAATAATTTTACTTGTAAGTATAAATGCTTTTAATACTTTTATTTATCGTTATTTGATCGATTTCATCATTCAAGAAAAAGATTATTCTAAATTTATTAATACCATATCAATTTATGCTGTTGGTCTTCTTTGTATAACGCTTTTAGTAGGATTTACTAAACTTCTTAGAAAACAAATTGCTCTTGACTGGTATCAATGGCTCAATAACCAAATTTTAAATAAATATTTAGACAATCGGGCTTATTATAAAATTAATTTTAATGCCGATATTGATAACCCAGATCAACGTTTATCTCGAGAAATTGAACCAATTACTAGTAATGCCCTCAGCTTTTCTGCTACTTTCTTAGAAAGAGTCCTAGAAATGACAACTTTTTTAATAGTTGTCTGGTCAATTTCGCAACAGATAGCTATCGCCCTATTGATGTATACAATTATAGGTAACTTAATTGCTGGTTACTTAAATCAAGAATTGATTAAAATTAATCAAGAAGAACTCGAATTGAAAGGTGATTATAGCTATTCTCTGACTCATGTTCGTAATCACGCTGAGTCAATAGCTTTTTTTCAAGGAGAAGAACAGGAATTAAATATAATTCAACGCCGATTTAAAAACTTAATAAAAAATACTAAAAACAAGATTAATTGGGAGAAAAATAAAGACATTTATAACAGAGGGTATCGAGCTATTATCGAAATTTCTGTACTCTTTGTACTTGCACCTTTATATATTAGAGGTGATATTGATTTCGGACAACTTGGACAAGCTACAGTAGCTTGCTACCAATTTGCTGGTGCTTTAGAAGAATTAATAGCTGAATTTGGCGTTTCTGGGCGATTTTCTAGTTACGTTCAGCGTTTATCTGAGTTTTCAGATGCGTTAGAAGCAGTGACTAAACAACCAGAAAATGTCAATACCATTAAAACAATAGAAGAAAATCATCTCGCTTTTGAGAATGTCACTTTACAAACACCGAACTATGAACAGGTAATAGTTGAAAATTTGTCATTGTCCGTTCAGCCTGGAGAAGGTTTATTGATTGTTGGGCCTAGTGGTCGAGGTAAGAGTTCTATGTTGAGAGCGATCGCTGGTTTGTGGAATGCGGGAACTGGCCGTCTGGTGCGCCCCCCTTTGAAAGAAGTCTTATTCTTACCCCAACGTCCTTATATCATTTTAGGAACTCTGCGCGAACAGTTACTTTATCCTAAAACTAATCGTCAAATGACCGACGCAGAACTCAAAGAAATTTTGCAACAAGTTAATCTGCAAAACTTGCTAAGTCGAGTTGATGGCTTCGATACAGAAGTTCCTTGGGAGAATATATTGTCCTTGGGAGAACAACAACGCCTAGCTTTCGCACGCCTGTTAGTAACTCATCCAAGGTTCACCATATTAGATGAAGCAACAAGTGCTTTGGATTTAAAAAATGAAGGAAGTTTATATCAACAGTTACAAGAGACAAAAACAACATTTATTAGTGTTGGGCATCGAGAAAGTCTATTTGATTACCATCAATGGGTTTTGGAACTTGCACAAGATTCCAGTTGGCAGCTTGTAACTGTACAGGATTATCGGACTCAAAAAGCAAGTATTACTAAACCTACCGCCAATGCTCAAATCAAAATAGATGATGTGTCTCAAGATAAGTCAGAAATCAGCACAAGTGAAAAGCTAACTCATAAGGAAATGAATGAATTAACCTACTATTCTATTACAACTATTAGAAGTAAGGCAAGCAAAGGGGAATCTATCACTACTAGAGACGGAATTACCTATCGCTATGATAAAGATCCTAATGTGTTGAAATGGATGAGGGTTTAG
- a CDS encoding 2OG-Fe(II) oxygenase family protein produces the protein MLKTNEWQTLNDCEMNHDNFQALLKNNIPSIRISKFASFEECNKLSLAIEKVGFDFYKNVEPPIGRIGITQFEYRNRDKLGYFDEVKKAQTTYNQVISLSFDPLQRLATMLRQNVSNKVQIAYENEVCGNYFAGLIRHINIALLHIDFAQLDAPDWEIGNITSQLVWNLYVKAPTQGGVCKVYNRQWQSEDEKYKTPGSYGYDYSLVATSEVKHNIPLAGDLVIFNSRNFHEVLPGIGERITISSFIGKMPGGDLVFWS, from the coding sequence ATGCTAAAAACAAATGAGTGGCAAACTTTAAATGACTGTGAAATGAACCATGATAATTTTCAAGCATTACTGAAAAATAACATTCCATCAATTCGGATTTCTAAATTTGCTTCATTTGAAGAATGTAATAAATTATCTCTAGCAATTGAAAAAGTTGGGTTTGATTTTTATAAAAATGTGGAGCCACCAATCGGAAGAATTGGAATTACACAATTTGAATATAGAAATAGGGATAAATTGGGATATTTTGATGAAGTTAAAAAAGCTCAAACAACTTATAACCAGGTAATATCATTATCTTTTGACCCACTACAACGTTTGGCAACAATGCTGCGCCAGAATGTATCAAATAAAGTACAAATTGCTTATGAAAATGAAGTTTGTGGTAATTATTTTGCCGGATTGATACGTCATATTAATATTGCCTTGCTACACATAGACTTTGCTCAATTAGATGCTCCAGATTGGGAAATAGGAAATATTACCTCACAGCTAGTATGGAATCTCTATGTAAAAGCGCCTACCCAAGGAGGTGTCTGCAAAGTCTACAACCGACAGTGGCAGTCCGAAGATGAAAAATATAAAACTCCTGGTTCGTATGGCTACGATTATTCTTTAGTAGCTACCTCAGAAGTAAAACATAATATTCCACTTGCAGGAGATTTAGTCATCTTCAACAGTCGTAATTTTCATGAAGTCTTACCAGGCATTGGAGAACGTATAACAATTAGCTCTTTTATTGGAAAAATGCCGGGAGGTGATTTAGTTTTTTGGTCATAA
- the proC gene encoding pyrroline-5-carboxylate reductase, producing MLGDLKIAFIGGGTMGEMIISRLLSTKIVQKPDLVIASDPVSERCLYLENEYGIRTTTSNIEAIKGASIVILAVKPQVLASVMAMLKDKISPDVLVISIVGGVSIASLCQGLNHPAVVRTMPNIAVQVGHGTTVWSASSSVTEIQRSHTQVILQALGKEFATQNEHYLDMATALSSAGTGFVFLYIEAMIDAGVQMGLTRTQAQELTLHTIAGSVELMLQTHEHPAVLRNKVTSPGE from the coding sequence ATGCTCGGAGATTTAAAAATTGCCTTTATCGGCGGTGGTACGATGGGCGAAATGATAATTAGTAGATTGTTATCGACGAAAATTGTTCAAAAACCCGATCTAGTTATAGCCAGCGATCCAGTTTCTGAACGATGCCTTTATTTAGAAAATGAATATGGAATACGGACTACAACATCCAATATAGAAGCGATAAAAGGCGCATCGATTGTGATATTGGCAGTGAAGCCGCAGGTTTTAGCCTCTGTTATGGCTATGCTGAAGGATAAAATTTCACCTGATGTTTTAGTAATTAGTATTGTGGGTGGAGTGAGTATTGCATCTCTGTGCCAAGGGTTAAACCATCCTGCTGTTGTCCGTACAATGCCGAACATTGCCGTACAAGTTGGTCATGGCACAACGGTATGGAGCGCATCATCAAGTGTTACAGAGATACAGCGATCGCATACCCAAGTCATTTTACAAGCATTAGGCAAGGAATTTGCTACTCAAAATGAACATTACCTTGATATGGCAACGGCGTTGAGTAGCGCCGGGACTGGATTTGTGTTTCTGTACATCGAAGCGATGATTGATGCTGGGGTTCAGATGGGTTTAACTCGCACACAAGCCCAAGAACTCACATTGCATACGATTGCTGGCAGTGTAGAACTTATGTTGCAGACTCATGAACATCCAGCAGTCTTACGAAACAAGGTAACTAGTCCTGGGGAGTGA
- a CDS encoding alanine--tRNA ligase-related protein, translating to MPTVLVYFEDTYKFTDKAHIEYVANDERGYYCVLDSTVFYPQGGGQPSDIGTIEAKGVQLPITFVSFVDGYVRHYGDLSSVSLEKGEEVSLYVDEARRMQNAKAHTAGHLMYTIVESLDKNLVAVKGYHFPDGCYVEFQGIPSFENTETFIDKINIKISEALNKGSSVEASLITPEELAVRWSNTPNNLPPEKPLRVVAINNLHPTPCGGTHLKSLNELKSVVVTKVKRQKGNLKISYKFE from the coding sequence ATGCCCACAGTACTTGTTTATTTTGAAGATACCTATAAGTTCACTGATAAGGCTCACATTGAGTATGTTGCCAATGATGAGAGGGGTTATTATTGTGTACTTGATAGCACTGTGTTTTATCCGCAGGGTGGTGGTCAACCTTCAGATATAGGCACTATTGAAGCAAAAGGAGTTCAGCTTCCAATCACTTTTGTAAGTTTTGTAGATGGATATGTTCGTCATTATGGAGATTTATCATCTGTATCCTTAGAAAAAGGCGAAGAGGTAAGTTTATATGTTGATGAAGCCCGTCGTATGCAAAATGCTAAGGCTCATACGGCTGGACATCTTATGTATACTATAGTTGAATCTCTTGATAAGAATTTAGTTGCAGTTAAAGGTTATCATTTTCCAGATGGTTGCTATGTAGAGTTTCAAGGAATCCCTTCGTTTGAAAATACAGAAACATTCATTGATAAAATTAATATAAAAATTAGTGAAGCCTTAAATAAAGGTAGCAGTGTAGAAGCTTCACTGATTACCCCAGAAGAATTAGCAGTGCGTTGGTCTAATACCCCCAATAATTTACCTCCAGAAAAACCTTTGAGAGTAGTGGCAATCAACAATCTTCATCCAACTCCATGTGGAGGCACTCATTTAAAATCACTTAATGAATTAAAAAGTGTAGTAGTTACTAAAGTAAAACGTCAAAAAGGAAATCTCAAGATCAGTTATAAATTCGAGTAG